DNA sequence from the Asticcacaulis sp. AND118 genome:
AGGTGCTGATGGGGGTGTTCGGCATCAATACGGCCAGCCTGATCTGGTTCGTCGCGGCGGCCCTGGGCCTGCACCTGCTGATCACCACCCTGCCCATGGTCTTTCACGCCATGACCATCGCCGGGGCCGTTTATCTGCTGTGGATCGCCTTCAAGACCGTTAAGGCGCGCAAATCGCACAGCGTCCACGAGCTTGACCTGCCCGAAAACGCCACAATCCTCGCGCGCGAAGGCCTGTGGCGAACCTGGAAGGACGGTTTCATGGTGCAGTTCCTCAATCCGAAGATCACCCTCTTCTTCACCGCCGTCCTGCCGCCCTTCATCGCGCTCGACCGGCCCGTGCCGCCGCAGATGCCCGTCTTTGCGGCCACGACCATCGGCATGGACGTCATCACCATGACGACCTACGGCCTGAGCGGTCTGGCCCTGACGCGCTTTCTGGCCAAAGGCCGTAACCGCGAATATTTCGAGCTGTTCGTGGGCGGGCTTCTGAGCCTGATCGCCATCGGCATCCTGTGGCACAGCGCCGCGGAACTGAGGCCTTAAGTATATCTTTTCGCTTGATTTCCATCCGGTGTGTGCGACCCTCTTCGGAGGTGAAACAGCGAAAGGAGGTGATCCGATGTCTGATCGTCATATGTCGGAGAGAGCGCGTAAAGGGTTTGCGATTCAGTCCTTTGGAATGGATTGCCTTTAAGCGCTCACGGCAAGGACAAGAAAGAGGACCACGCGGTTTCACGTGGTCCTCTTTTTCATTCAGGGCAATTGGCTAGAGTAGAGTCACCGCCCAGGGAGGGCGTAAACAAAATCCAGATCATTACGTTTCCACCCGAAAATCTAATGATCTAAAAGCCCGTCGTCCTTTCACCGGTGGTTTTCTCAAAAGTCTCGACCACATCATATTCGCGATCGTCGTCCTGTCCGGCCAGTTGCGCCGCGTCGAGGTTCGCGCCGGTATCAACATCCAGCGGCGTCAGGTCGTCCTCATCGTCGATACTATCGTCTTCGCCCTCGGTATCAGCGCCGGAAGGCATCACCTCGGCATTTTCGGCGATCTGGTTGGCGGGGTCGGTATCCGCCGGGATTTTGATGTCTTCAGCCATGATCTGTCTCCTTCAAAACCCTATACTGACGTCGCCCGCCGTAAGGATCGAGACGAAGCGCTGGCCTCGCGCATAAGGAACGGCCGCCTCGCCGTCGCGATGACTTTTTTAGGTCTTCGTAAACAGGTCTTAACCCTTTGCGTGCGATTAACCGGGCTTAACCATAAGTCAGAGTCAATTGCCCGCATGAGCACGGTTACCGCCCTCGTCTGGAATCATCTGGAATCGCGTTTTACGCTGGTCTGGCGTTCGGTGCCGATGGCGCGCCTGCGCGGGGCGCTGGTGTGCCTGCTGGGCCTGTCCTCGTTGATGGCCTACGCCTCCTATCGGGCGACCGACGCGAGTTGGAATACGGCCAGTGCCGAACCCGTGCACAATTTCCTCGGCGGTTTCGGCGCGACCATCGCCGATGTCGGGCTTCAGTCGCTGGGGCTGGCGGCGTGGCCCATGGCCGCGCTGATGACCTGGTTCGGCCTGACGCGCCTGATGCAGCTCGATCCCGATGAAGGTCGCCGCACCCTGCGCATCCACAGCCTCTATGGCGCCTTGTTCGTCCTGATGCTGGCCGCCGCTCTGGCCCCGCTGCATCTGGGCGACGCAAATTCGCCTTCGATCGGCGGCTTCTGGGGCACAGGTACGCATCACCTGCTCAGGAGCGTGTTCGACTTCATGCGTCTGCCGGGCGGCGACGTCATCGCCAGCGTCATCTTCGGCGCGGCAGCCCTGTGGGCCTTCAATCAGGCCCTGCGACTGACGTCCGGAAGCTATGTCCGCGCCGCCGGTTTTGTGCTGGGCGGTTTCAAAGGCGCGCTAACCGCTTCGGGCCTGCCGGAAAAGGTCCATTCGACCGTCACGCGCGAACCCAAGACCCCGAAAGCCGCCCGCGGCAAGAAGACCCCGCAGCCCTTCCTCGATGAAGGCGACTACACGCCCGACGCCGCGCTGGAGCCGACGGTCAACAATCGCGCGCCCGTCACGCCGGCTTACGACGAAGAGGCCCCGCCCTTCGACATCGACGACCTCGATCCCGACTCTGAACTGTCGGCCCCGGTCCCTCGGCAATCTGCACCCGAACCGAAAATCCGCATGGAGGCCCCGCGCCCGAAGCCGTCTGCGCGCGAACAGGATGAGCGTCAGTCCAGCTTCGAATTCCTCAAGCCGGGCAATTTCCGCCTGCCGGAACTGTCGATCCTCGCCAAGCCCAAGCCGCGCGCCGCGGGCTATGACGAAGCCGCCCTGCGTCAGAACGCCCGAATGCTGGAAAGCGTGCTGGCCGAATTCGGCGTCAAGGGCGTCATCGATCAGATCCGTCCCGGCCCCGTCGTCACCCTCTACGAACTGGCCCCCGCCGCCGGCGTGAAGGGCGCGCGCGTCGTGGCCCTGGCCGACGACATCGCCCGCAACATGTCCGCCCGTTCGTGCCGCGTCTCGATCGTTCAGGGCCGCAACGCCATCGGCATCGAACTGCCCAACGCCGTGCGCGAAACCGTCTATCTGCGCGACATGCTGGCCTCGGCCGAGTTCGAAAAGTCCGGCCACATCCTGCCCATGGTGCTGGGTGAAAACATCGGCGGCGAGCCCTATGTCACCGACCTCGCCAAGATGCCCCACCTGCTGATCGCCGGTACGACCGGCTCCGGCAAGTCGGTCGGCGTCAACGCCATGATCCTGTCGATCCTTTACCGGCTCGATCCGGAACAGTGCAAATTCATCATGATCGACCCAAAGATGCTGGAACTCAGCGTCTATGACGGCATCCCGCACCTGATCGCCCCCGTCGTCACCGATCCCAAAAAGGCCGTCGTGGCCCTGAAATGGGTCGTCAAGGAGATGGAGGACCGCTACCGCCGCATGTCGAAGATCGGCGTGCGTAACGTCGCCTCTTTCAACGAGCGCGCCAAGGCCACCGCCGCCGAAGGCAAGAACTTCATCCGCAAGGTCCAGACGGGCTTCGACGAAACCGGCCAGCCGATCTTCGAGATCGAGGAAATGGTGCCGGAGCCCATGCCCTATATCGTCGTCATCATCGACGAGGTCGCCGACCTGATGATGGTCGCGGGCAAGGACATCGAAGGCGCCGTTCAGCGTCTGGCCCAGATGGCCCGCGCCGCCGGCATCCACCTGATCATGGCCACCCAGCGCCCGTCGGTCGACGTTATCACCGGCACTATCAAGGCCAACTTCCCCACCCGCATCTCCTTCCAGGTGACGTCGAAAATCGACTCGCGCACCATCCTCGGCGAACAGGGCGCGGAACAGCTCCTCGGTCAGGGCGACATGCTCTACATGGCCGGCGGCGGCCGCATCACCCGCCTGCATGGCCCGTTCGTCGCCGACTCCGAAGTCGAAGCCGTGGCCGAATATCTGCGCTCGCAAGGCGCGCCGAACTACCTCGAAGACATCACCGCCGGCGGCGACGATGACGGCGATGGCGACGGCGGCGGCTTCGGCGGCGAAGGCGGCGGCTCGGGCGACGACCTCTACGACAAGGCCGTCTACTTCGTCACCATCGACCGCAAGGCCTCCACCTCCTACATCCAGAGGAAATTGCAGATCGGTTACAACCGCGCGGCCTCGCTGATGGAAAAGATGGAACAGGAAGGCGTCGTCGGCCCCGCCAACCATGTCGGCAAACGCGATATTCTCGTCGGCCCGCCACCGGGGATTTAGGTTTCCGTTTTAGGTTTGCTCCGCAGGGCAGGGGCCCCGCCCCTGCACCCGTAACGGTAAGTATGTAACCGCCTCCTATACCTCCCTGCACATAGTGCGGGGAGAGGGACCGCACGAAACGGCAAAGCCGTTGAGATGTGGGGGTGGGGTGTCTAACTTTTAATCCAACACCCTCGTTCCACCTTCGCTCAAAGGCGCTGCACGCCGGGTGCACGAGGACTGGACAGCGCCTAACCCCACGCGGCATAGTTACAAGATGACCACTGAACCCGCTTTCTTCGCCTACCCTTTCGACGCCGCCTTTTCCGAGACCGTGCGCATTGGCGACACCCTCTACCTGTCCGGCCACATCGGCGATGACGACGACGGCAACCTCGCTGAAGGCTTCGATGCCGAAGTAACGCAGATGATGGCCAATGTGAAAGCCTCCCTCGCCCGCTTCGGAGCCGGTTTCGACGCGCTGATTTCCGTGCGGGTCATGCTCACTGACATGGGCCAGCTTGACCGCTTCAACACCTTGTTCGCGGCTTATTTTGGCGACAAGCCGCTGCCGGTCTGCTCGGCCTTCGGCGTCAGGCAACTGGCGCTGGACGCCACGGTCGAGATCGAATGCGTCGCGAAGATTTAAGCCCTATTCATCCGCGGTTTAATTTACGGCCATCTTGTGCGGTCCTTATGTCATTTTGACGCCCTCAACCCGTCATCATAGCCGGTTAGGGTCTTTCTCAAGGCCCCATATCGCCGTATGAGATTACATCATGACCGAGCTTACCAAACGCGCCCTGCTCACGGGCCTGACCGCCGCCAGCCTCCTCACCGCCGCCCCCGTGCTGGCGCAGGGCCGCAGCACCATTCAGCAATTCGTCACGCCGCCGAAGTTCAGCGCGCAGGATCAGGCCCGCATCAACCGCGCGGTCGCCTATCTGCAAGCGCTCAGCACCGGTGCGGGCCGTTTCGAGCAGACCGATTTCAAGGGCCGCAAGACCGCCGGGAACTGGTGGCTGCAGCGCCCCGGCAAGATCCGCTTCGAATACGATGCGCCTTATTCGCTGCTAGTCGTTTCCGACGGTAAGGCGGTCAATACCTGGGACCCGCGCCTCAAGGCCTTCAACCAGTACCCGCTCAACGCCACACCGCTGTCGCTGTTCCTGTCGAAGCAGATTCGCCTCGATCAGGGCGTCATCGTCACCGAAGTCACCTCGACCACCGATGGCTTCCGTCTCAAGGCGCGCGACCGTCGGCGCGATGTCGAAGGCTCGATCCTGATGACCTTCATCGACCGCGGCGGCGCTTTGCAACTGGGCGAATGGACCGTGACGGATCAGCAGGGCAAGGGCACGCGGGTCAAGCTCGTGACTTTCGACCGCAATGCCGCCGTGCGTCCGGACCTGTTCGTCCTGACCAAACCCAAGGGCGCGAATTAGCCCTGAGTCATACCTCCCCACCTTTGGTGGGGAGGGGGACCGCACGAGCCGAAGGCGAGATGTGGTGGTGGGGTTTCTTACTTACTAAACTTCGGCATGAGTATGAGGATACGTTCGTGAAACCACCCCACCACCATTGGCTTTGCCAATGGTCCCACCGCCGGTGAAAGCTATACTTTCGCTGGCGCTATACCCCACCTTTGGCGGGAAGGTATGATCACCAACAACTCACGGCCTTGCCTGCGCGATGGCCTTGACCCGCACGCGCGAGCGGCTGGTCACGCCCTCGGCATCGACCACGCTGACCTCGTAAAAGCCTTCGGCGTCGGGAAGCCACTCCAACCGACCGTCCGCATCCGGAACAAGGGGCTGACCATTAACGTACCAACTCAGCGGCCCCTTGCCGCGCGCCGAAGGTTTCAACCCGCGCAGGACCGAAAGCCTGCCCCCCGCCACCTGCCCTTCGACATAGACGGTCGCCTGATCCGGCGGGAAGAGGATAGACGGCCCACGCACAGCCGGTTTCAACGCCTTCAGCGCTTCCGGCGCCGCGGCGGGTGTCAGACTTTGCGGCGCTTGCGATGGGGCGTTGATCTGATCGAACACGTCGAACAGCAAGGGCGCAGAAGCTTCGCGCCCTGTCTGATCGATGCGCGACGCTCCGTCAGGCCGCCCGGTCCACACCAGCACCGCATACCCGCCGGCCACCCCGACCGCCAGCGCATCGCGGAACCCGTAGGAGGTGCCGGTCTTATAGGCCGGGCGGCTGGCCGTCTTCATCAGGTGTGCCGGCAAGCGTCCGGCGGGCGGCGGCGTTTCGCGCAAGATGCTGATGACACGCGAGGCCGCATCGGCGGCCATGAGACGCTGACCGGGTCGGGTGAGATTGGTCTGCGCCTCAGCTTCGGTCCAGGCCAGCGGCTTCATCAGCCCCTTGTCGCCAAGCGCTGCATAGAGCGAACCCAGATCCTGCAACTCTATGCCCGCCCCACCCAGAGCCAGGGCCAGACCCGCATCGCGCAGGCCGGTCTTGGGACGGATCAGACGCACGCCGGTCCCTTGCAGTCGCGACTCGAAAGCCCCGGCACCGATGCGATTGAGCACGGCCACGGCGGGGACGTTCAGCGAATGGGTCAAGGCCTCCTTGGCCGATACTTCGCCGTGGAATGTCTTATCGAAATTCTCCGGCTGATAGTCGCCGAAACGCGTCGGTGCGTCCATCAGGCGCGTATCGGGCGCGATGATACCCTCCTCGAACCCGAAGCCGTAGATGAAAGGCTTCAAGGTCGAGCCCGGCGAACGCACGGCCTGCACCATGTCGATCCAGCCCCCGGCGCGGTCCAGCCCCGACGAACCGACGCTGGCGCGTACGGCCCGCGATTTCACCTCGATAACAAGGATGGCCGCCGAAGAATTCGGCCCCTGCGCCACTGCCGTTTGCCGCGCCAGGGCTTCCAGCCGCGCCTGTAGCGATGCATCGAGGGTGGTCACCACCGTCGCCTGAAGTCCCTTGGCCTCCGACGCCAGCCGCCCCGCCGCGTGCCAGCCAAGCGCTGGGAAGACAAAGCGGTTTACGACCATGGGCTCGGTCTTGGCTTCTTCCGCTTGGGCGGTGTTAATGACGCCCTTGGCGGCCATACGGTCTAGCACGATGTTTCGCGCACGCAGGGCCCGTTCCGGATGACGGTCCGGGCGGCGCGCCTCAGGCGCTTGCGGCAAGGCGATCAGCAGGGCCTGCTCGTCCAGTGTCAGGCTTTCGGGCTCGTGCCCGAAATAGGACAGCGACGCCGCGCGCACCCCTTCGAGATTGCCGCCATAAGGGGCCAAAGTCAGATAGAGCGACAGGATTTCGCGCTTGGAAAACCGCGCCTCCAACTGCCAGGCGCGGAATACCTCTATCAGCTTGGACAGATAGTTGCGCGGCTTGGGTTCCAGCAGGCGCGCCGTCTGCATGGAGAGGGTCGAGCCGCCTGAGACAATGCTACCCGCGCTGAGATTCGAGCCGAAAGCCCGTGCAATGGCGACCGCATCGACCCCTTGATGCCACCAGAAGCGCTCGTCCTCGACCTTGAGCAGATGGCGCACGAAGCTCCTGTCGGTGCGGTCAAGATCGGCGCGGATACGCCATGTCCCGCCTTCAACCGGAAGGGCGCGCAGCCACACCCCGTTATGATCCAGCGCCACGGCCGAAGCCGCTTGGGCGCGCATCAGGTCCGGCGGCAGGACCAGATCAACCACACACACCGCGACCTGCAAACTCAGGAACGCGATCAAGGGTTTGATCAGACGGGGGATGAACCGGTCCATCCGGCTCTCACTCATGGCGCCCTCGCCGCAATGCCCTGTGCCGATAGCAGCGCCACGGCCTTGCGGTCGAAAGACACAAAGGTCTCACCGCCCAACCATGCGCCTTCAAACGCGATTATGCCATCGGCGAAATCGCCACCGGCCCTCAAGACGGCCAGACCCGCCTCAACAGCAGGACGACTGACTTCGACATTGGCCGCGGAGATCAGCGCATCGATCGCGGCCGCAATATCTTCAGTGTCGAAGCCATAGACCCGGCGCAGGACCCAGACGAATTCGCACAGGCAAGGCAGAGCGACGGCAATAATCTCTGCTTCGGTCAGAAGCCTTGCCGCCTTATCACCCTGAGCCGGATCATCGCGGACCACGGCCCGCACCAGCACATTGGTATCTATGCTGAGCTTCATTCCTCGTTTGCCCAGCCTTTGGCTGCGGCAGCATCGATCTCCTCCAGGGTAGCCACCTTGACCGTCCGCCCCGACAGCAGGCCGATGAAATCGCCGATGGACCCCGCAGGACGTGCCGCGCGAATAACGCCCCGGCCATCGGGCAGAAGATCAAGCTCGATCTGCTCGCCCGGCCTGATGCCCAGATGTTTCAGCACCTCCTTGCGAAAGGTGACCTGTCCCCTTGCGGTTACCGTCAATGTCGTCATTCTGCACCTCGCGTCGGATAGTAATGCAAATTTGCATTACTATCAACAGATTTGACTATCGCGGTGTGACCGTCAGACGGCCGCCCGCCGTGCGGGCATAGAGGTCGTGACGATAGAGGTCCTTCACCTCGACACCCGGCAGGTAGTATTCGCCCGGCGTCACCGCCCGCGCCACATAGGCCATGGCAAAGCCGCTGTTGGCCGAGACGTCCAACGCCGCCACATAGCGATCGTCGCGCGCCTCCTGCACATCGGTATGGCTAAGTTCACCGACGAAGCGGAAGGGTCCGTTTTGCGCATCGTCACGCGACAGGGTCATCTCGATCTCGAAGCCCGCCGGCAGGGCATCATCGACCACGATCGGGCGCGTTTCGGCGTAATTCGTCCGTCCACTGATGACCACCAGCACCTTCTGGCCCTGCAGCACCTGCGACGGATCGATCCGCTGACCCTGCAGGCTGTAATAGGCCTTGTCGACCGTATAGCCCTTGGCCTCGGCCGGCGGCGGGGCAACCGGCACGCCGGTGACGGTGATGGTCCGCCACACCGCACCCTTGCCCTGATTGGTGAACTTCGCGTCCTTGACCGAAGCGATCTGGAAGCGTTGCAGGCTCGACTTGCCATCCAGCGCCGTGACGTTCTCGCCCTTGATGGATAGCGGCCCGGCCTGAGCCAGCATCTGCGACGCGGCCTTCAGAACCTGCGCCTGTTCCTGCGTGTTCATCTGATCCGGCTCCTTGATATTGCGCTCCAGCAACGGAATCAGGTTCTTGGCGACCTCGGTTTCCCCGGCCTCATAGGCCAGAGCGATGACCGCCGCCACGTCGCGCAGCGGCGACTGATACCAGTCATAGGTCGCCTTATAGCCCAGGCTTTGCGCCGCCTGACGGAAAGCCGACCTGGCCCGCGCCTTATCGCCCATCAGGGCCAGAGCCGCCCCGACCTGCGCCTTCGACACCGGCGAACGCTCGGCCTTGAACTGCACGTCGTGATACCAGCGCAGGCGCGCCAGATCGCCCGACCCGGCCTTGGCCATCACATAGAGAGCATAGGCCGAAGCGCGCGAACGCATCTCTTCCGACACCGCCTTGGCCGCCAGAGCGTTCCACCACGGACCCTCATCGATCTTGAGACGATACGAAACCGAGGTGAAACCTTCCGGCTTCGACATGTCGCGCATGGCGTTCATCGCCTTGTCGATGGCGTCCTGCGGCACATAGATGCCGCGCTTGCGCGCCTCGATCAGGAAGTCGGTGGCGTAGGCCCCGATCCAGCCCTCGGCCTCGCCGTCGCCGACGCGCCACAGGCCGAAGGCCCCGTCCGCCGATTGACGATCAAGTAGACGATTCACCGCCCCTTTCAGGATAGTCTGCGCCCGCACCGCATCGTTGCCGCCGACGTAGAGCCACGGATAGGCGGCCGAAACGATCTGCTCGGTGCAGCCATAGGGATAACGATTGAGCGCCGCCGCCAGCGGGCCCGGATCGACGCCGCGGAACGGCGAGTAAGACACCTGAACCGTCGCCGATCCCGGCTGCAAGCCATTGAGCAAATCAGCGGGCAGGGTGAAGCTGCTGCCGGGCGCTTGCTGGGCGATGATCGTGCGCGTCTGCGCCCCCCAGCCCATGCGGGTCTGGATCTGATAGTCCTCGTCGAAGCCATAGTCCTGACCCGACAGGGCCAGATTGATCTTCGACACCCCGACCGTAGACGGGGCCTGAATGAGGATACCTTCCTGCACTCGCTGACCCTGACCGATATTGAAGGCCTTCCTGAAGGCGGTGACGATACCATTGAAGCCCTTGACGATGGACTCGTACAGGCCCGGCTTGCCCTCGACATTGTTCAGTTCCAGCGTGGCGAAGGCCTTATCGCCCGGCGCGAGGAAGCGCGGCAGGGCCAGTTCGGCCACCACCGGCTGACGCACGGTGAGCTTGTCTTCACCCGAACCCACGGCATCGTCGGTCCAGGCCACGGCCATAATCTTCAATTCGCCATTGAACTTGCCGACCGGCAGCTTGACGTGCGCCTTGCCGTCGAGCCCCGTATTGACCACGCCGGACCACAGGGCCACGGTCTTGACCGGGGTGGTGGTCAAGCCGTCACCGCCGATCTGATCGCCGCCGAAGACGTCCGCCGCCGCCCCCAGATTGGGGTCGAGCAACCGCCCGTAATCGTCGCGGTATTCCAGCCCCAGCGCGCGCTTGCCAAAATAGAAGCCGGCAGGGTCGGGCGTCTTGAACTTGGTCAGGTTAATGATGCCCTGATCGACCACAGCCACCGAAACGCGCGCCGTCTTGCCCAGACCCGCGCCCTCGACCTTCACCGGCACCTCGACAATCGCCTGCCCTGACTTGGAGAAGTCGGGTTTGAACACCTTGTCCTTAAGGTCAAGCGTGACCTTGAGCTTACGGTTCTTCGGATCGAGCGGCACATAGATCAGGCCCATGGCCCGACGCGGTTTGGAGGCATCGACCGGATCACGCGGCTGCACCACGCTGACCATGACATAGGCTCCGCCGCCCCAGCGCGCATCGGTCTTGAGCTTCACCGTCGTGCCGTTGTCGCCGACGCTGACGGTTTTCAGGTCGATCAGGCGGTCATTGGCCACGGCGATCTGCGCCTCGCCCTTATACGGCGATTTCAGCGTCAGGGTGAGGGTGTCGCCCTGCGCATAGGTCTGAGACCCTGACGTCAAGCGCACGAAGTCCGGCGCTTCGGTGCCGTCCGACGACGCGCCCCAGCCCGAAGCAAAGCGGATGATGGTCTTGGCACCGGTCGAGGCCTGCGTGATCTCAAGGCGATAATCGCCCCAGCCCAGACGGTTTTCAAACGTCAGCGGCGCACCGGCCCCGATCTCATGTTCCTTGTCCGAAACCACCACGTCCTTCGAGGTGCGCCGCCATTGCCAGCGCCCGTCCTGCTGATACCAGTCGTAGTTCCAGTTTTCGGAGATCAGCTTGACCTTGACGCCACGCGCCGTCACCGGCGCGCCCTGCGCATTGAGCGCGATCAGGCTGAAGGCCGTGACCGGGTTTTCGCCGTTTTTGGCGTCCTTCGTATCCAGCTTGACGCCGACATAGACGGGTTTCGTCCGGATACGGAGCGTCTCGACCTCACTGACCGGACGCCCGCCCGGCTCAAACACCGAAGCGGTAACCAGCGCCGTCAGCGGCTGATCCGTATCGTAGCTTGCGGCGAAGGGCAGGGTCGCATTGCCATCGGCGTCGGTCGCCGTTTCCGGCAGGTCGGCATACCGCTCATCGAACGGCGTCTGTTCGTTGCCGAAGCGGTAGTCTTTATATTTGGGGAAGGGATTGCGATCGACGCGCACCCGCGCCGAACCCGACACGGTCAGGCCCGAACCCGACGCGCCATAGAGGAAGCGCGCCGCGACCTGCACGGCGCGCGTCTCATTGACGGCGGTCAGCGGTCGCTCGACATCGGCCTTCATATCGACACCCAGACGCTGCGGCGCGAAGTCCTCGACCGCGAAACCGGCGCTGCCCTGTTCTTCGTCTATTCCTTCGATCAGCAGCCTGGCGCGCCATTGCCCGCGCGGCGCCGACTTCGGCAGGGCGATATTGGCATAGGCAAAGCCCTGCGGCGTCCGGGCGAACGGATAACGGAAGGCTTCGACCCCCGATGGGCGATAGACGA
Encoded proteins:
- a CDS encoding LysE family translocator, with product MLSALPVDPSKYTAFLGAMFLMAITPGPANLFCISTGLSRSVPKVLMGVFGINTASLIWFVAAALGLHLLITTLPMVFHAMTIAGAVYLLWIAFKTVKARKSHSVHELDLPENATILAREGLWRTWKDGFMVQFLNPKITLFFTAVLPPFIALDRPVPPQMPVFAATTIGMDVITMTTYGLSGLALTRFLAKGRNREYFELFVGGLLSLIAIGILWHSAAELRP
- a CDS encoding DNA translocase FtsK; translated protein: MSTVTALVWNHLESRFTLVWRSVPMARLRGALVCLLGLSSLMAYASYRATDASWNTASAEPVHNFLGGFGATIADVGLQSLGLAAWPMAALMTWFGLTRLMQLDPDEGRRTLRIHSLYGALFVLMLAAALAPLHLGDANSPSIGGFWGTGTHHLLRSVFDFMRLPGGDVIASVIFGAAALWAFNQALRLTSGSYVRAAGFVLGGFKGALTASGLPEKVHSTVTREPKTPKAARGKKTPQPFLDEGDYTPDAALEPTVNNRAPVTPAYDEEAPPFDIDDLDPDSELSAPVPRQSAPEPKIRMEAPRPKPSAREQDERQSSFEFLKPGNFRLPELSILAKPKPRAAGYDEAALRQNARMLESVLAEFGVKGVIDQIRPGPVVTLYELAPAAGVKGARVVALADDIARNMSARSCRVSIVQGRNAIGIELPNAVRETVYLRDMLASAEFEKSGHILPMVLGENIGGEPYVTDLAKMPHLLIAGTTGSGKSVGVNAMILSILYRLDPEQCKFIMIDPKMLELSVYDGIPHLIAPVVTDPKKAVVALKWVVKEMEDRYRRMSKIGVRNVASFNERAKATAAEGKNFIRKVQTGFDETGQPIFEIEEMVPEPMPYIVVIIDEVADLMMVAGKDIEGAVQRLAQMARAAGIHLIMATQRPSVDVITGTIKANFPTRISFQVTSKIDSRTILGEQGAEQLLGQGDMLYMAGGGRITRLHGPFVADSEVEAVAEYLRSQGAPNYLEDITAGGDDDGDGDGGGFGGEGGGSGDDLYDKAVYFVTIDRKASTSYIQRKLQIGYNRAASLMEKMEQEGVVGPANHVGKRDILVGPPPGI
- a CDS encoding RidA family protein, producing the protein MTTEPAFFAYPFDAAFSETVRIGDTLYLSGHIGDDDDGNLAEGFDAEVTQMMANVKASLARFGAGFDALISVRVMLTDMGQLDRFNTLFAAYFGDKPLPVCSAFGVRQLALDATVEIECVAKI
- a CDS encoding outer-membrane lipoprotein carrier protein LolA is translated as MTELTKRALLTGLTAASLLTAAPVLAQGRSTIQQFVTPPKFSAQDQARINRAVAYLQALSTGAGRFEQTDFKGRKTAGNWWLQRPGKIRFEYDAPYSLLVVSDGKAVNTWDPRLKAFNQYPLNATPLSLFLSKQIRLDQGVIVTEVTSTTDGFRLKARDRRRDVEGSILMTFIDRGGALQLGEWTVTDQQGKGTRVKLVTFDRNAAVRPDLFVLTKPKGAN
- the pbpC gene encoding penicillin-binding protein 1C: MDRFIPRLIKPLIAFLSLQVAVCVVDLVLPPDLMRAQAASAVALDHNGVWLRALPVEGGTWRIRADLDRTDRSFVRHLLKVEDERFWWHQGVDAVAIARAFGSNLSAGSIVSGGSTLSMQTARLLEPKPRNYLSKLIEVFRAWQLEARFSKREILSLYLTLAPYGGNLEGVRAASLSYFGHEPESLTLDEQALLIALPQAPEARRPDRHPERALRARNIVLDRMAAKGVINTAQAEEAKTEPMVVNRFVFPALGWHAAGRLASEAKGLQATVVTTLDASLQARLEALARQTAVAQGPNSSAAILVIEVKSRAVRASVGSSGLDRAGGWIDMVQAVRSPGSTLKPFIYGFGFEEGIIAPDTRLMDAPTRFGDYQPENFDKTFHGEVSAKEALTHSLNVPAVAVLNRIGAGAFESRLQGTGVRLIRPKTGLRDAGLALALGGAGIELQDLGSLYAALGDKGLMKPLAWTEAEAQTNLTRPGQRLMAADAASRVISILRETPPPAGRLPAHLMKTASRPAYKTGTSYGFRDALAVGVAGGYAVLVWTGRPDGASRIDQTGREASAPLLFDVFDQINAPSQAPQSLTPAAAPEALKALKPAVRGPSILFPPDQATVYVEGQVAGGRLSVLRGLKPSARGKGPLSWYVNGQPLVPDADGRLEWLPDAEGFYEVSVVDAEGVTSRSRVRVKAIAQARP
- a CDS encoding type II toxin-antitoxin system VapC family toxin, which codes for MKLSIDTNVLVRAVVRDDPAQGDKAARLLTEAEIIAVALPCLCEFVWVLRRVYGFDTEDIAAAIDALISAANVEVSRPAVEAGLAVLRAGGDFADGIIAFEGAWLGGETFVSFDRKAVALLSAQGIAARAP
- a CDS encoding AbrB/MazE/SpoVT family DNA-binding domain-containing protein; the protein is MTTLTVTARGQVTFRKEVLKHLGIRPGEQIELDLLPDGRGVIRAARPAGSIGDFIGLLSGRTVKVATLEEIDAAAAKGWANEE